The following coding sequences lie in one Deltaproteobacteria bacterium genomic window:
- a CDS encoding DUF2284 domain-containing protein, giving the protein MTKREANQIERMARTHGLEDFKWIQPKMIVTGYWVRAKCNYGCPSYGKRACCPPELPSFAECQKFFAEYQSGLLFHFAVKLRKPEMRHPWGREINKKMLDLEKEVFLSGFYKAFVFPANPCRICERCKESKPECRNPGIARPTLEGFCVDVYATARKMGYPIQVLKGYKEEMNRFGLLLVE; this is encoded by the coding sequence ATGACCAAACGGGAGGCCAATCAGATTGAAAGGATGGCGCGGACCCATGGCCTGGAAGATTTTAAATGGATTCAGCCCAAAATGATTGTTACTGGGTACTGGGTTAGGGCAAAATGTAATTATGGCTGTCCGAGTTATGGGAAAAGAGCCTGCTGCCCACCGGAACTTCCTTCTTTCGCCGAGTGCCAGAAGTTTTTTGCAGAATACCAATCCGGACTTTTGTTCCATTTTGCCGTAAAATTGCGAAAACCGGAGATGCGTCACCCCTGGGGGCGCGAGATAAACAAAAAAATGCTCGATCTGGAAAAGGAGGTCTTCCTTTCGGGTTTTTACAAGGCCTTTGTTTTTCCAGCAAACCCTTGTCGTATATGTGAACGCTGTAAAGAAAGCAAACCGGAATGCCGTAATCCCGGTATAGCCCGTCCCACTTTAGAAGGTTTTTGCGTGGATGTTTACGCTACAGCCCGGAAGATGGGGTATCCGATTCAAGTGTTAAAAGGGTATAAGGAAGAAATGAACCGGTTCGGGCTTCTGTTGGTTGAGTAA